TTTTGGTTTTCTTTTTCTGCTTGATTGAGGCCACGTTAGGTGTGGGTGGGGGTCTTAGGAGCAGAAATATTTGTTGCCTTTTGAAAccggtaaggacctgtttggttaGCTTTTTTTACAAGTTTTTTTTTAGAATCTGACTGTAGAGCTGACTGTGGAAAGGATCTGAGTATCGTGGGATTACATGCTGCCAGGTATGATAATTAGGGATACCTAGATTATCTCCTAAAACGCGCTTAAAAGTCAAGGACATCATCAAGGTATGTCCCTGAGGTCAAAAGgatcgaactccacctcgcccgaggtcctcctcaggggtCTTCCaaaaactccgcctcgctcgagcccgatCTCAGACAGGGCGTGAGCTCGGgagaatctccgcctcgcccgaggccccctcaccCCAGGGCAGCCATGTTCGCCTTGCCCGAGCCTGTCTCGGGCGATAAGGACAAGGCATGTGGCAAGGCACGACCAAAGGCCGTCGGGGGATAGCCGCATTCAATGCGTGTACCTACCCACTCAGGCCTTCGGGCGTACAATAACAACAAGACCGCAGTCTTATCAAAGATTCACCACCATGATTACGCATGCGTTCACTGTACACGCACGCCGTCTGCGCGACCCTGGCGGGACATGTAATACGACAGGAGCGCGGACCAGCTCTCGGGTGCAAACTCTGTCTCGCCTGACGTAGAGCTCGCCCTCGGgcgcaaactccgcttcgcccaagtccggcctcggctaCCTGCTCCCCTGTGAATTCTGCAAGAAGCCACTCTGTCGACCGTGGCGCACATCGTCAAATCCCAGGAAGGGCTCGGTCCTGACCTCGGGCAGACttttgcctcgcccgagcccggctctGCCCTCGATATCTGTGACGGAGGACGTCCCCGACGTCATCAGATACAGTGGGGCTAACACCCCCTTAAGAAGCTTTTCCCCATACCTAGCCCTGTGTCAACCACTATGGTATGAGCGACCCCTCGCCAGAGGGGCTCAGGAACATGACCGAGCCCTCGGCTTCAGCCTCGACTCTTAGCAGGAAACAAGCAGGCACAAGTCAACAACAAGGTACAAGACCATGCTGTCTACAGAGCACAAAGGAATCCCTTCACAGTGTGAGTCGACTCCCATCCTCAGGAAGCGCCCCTTGAGCCTATAAATAGAGTAGTCTACGACTTCTCAAGGGGCGGGCGAATACTTCACAAGTCTTCTCCATTcggtattggcacttgcctcaatcatccCCTGGGACTTGGGATCCTTTCCTCTCCCGTTGTGCTTGTAAACCCTGCTGCGAGCACTTAGGTGCgagtaatataagtctcatccctCATCTGCTGGAAGTAGGACCTCTCCtagcccgaaccaggataaacgACTTATGTCAACTCGCATCACCATCTGGGTCTGGGGCACGCGACATTATTTTACTAGTTGGTTAGGTCCTCAGATCCAAACACCGACACATGCGGAGGAAGATGAAGTGGTCCAAAAGATTCAGGATCTAGAAAGCGATGATTCCTACTACCGTGACGACTCGACCTGTTCATGTTAATTTTGTACGTTTTTTTACCAAAACGATTCTTATAGGAGCGGGCTGAAAAGCTGAAGCGTTTAACATTAACAGTCCAAACTGAATTACTGCCATTGCATCTGTGCGGTGTAAATTTATGTATGAGAATTGAAGAAAATGATGTGCCATTTATGTAATGATTATTTTATTCCTTTATGGGTTATGCTAAATCGATGTCATGTTTTTCTGAATCAGATTTTTGGTGCCTGATGGATGCGACCTGGTCACAGCTGGGGCTTTACCAGTTGCATTTGGTACATCACATTTGGCCCTTGTTCACCGAGCCCAATTGAAGGCTGGCCAGGTTTCCTTCAATGTGATTTCATGTGTTTTTCCGCATTTTTTAGACCAAAGGCATCCACGGGCTTTATTCAAAAACTTAAACATGATAAAAATGTTCTATAGCTCTGGGATTGCCAGCTCACAACGAAGTTGAGATTGAAAAGGAGCACAAACGACAATACCTCTCAATTCTCCAGAACAAGTCTCAAACAGCTAGACAAGAAAAAACAAGTCTTTTGGGCATTTTTTTTATAATAACTCTTAGCAGGAATACATCTCAGAACATTTTACTAGATTAAATTTGCTATCTACTGTCCATGCTATCATAAACCAAATTTGGAACCAATGGATTATAATTCTGTGTACTATGATTATAATTTTGTAGACAACATAGTAACATACTAGTCAGGTGTATACTTGAAGTTTTGTAGTGTATACCTGAAGTTATCCATACAGTATGCATTTATATGATTGACAGTTTGACACAATGGCATTTGGTTTCTATAAACATATATCCTGATCGGAAGTTTTTGCTGCGGCAGTGCTGTGTCTGCAGTTACTGTAGTATTCAAGCAGGAAGCAGCGGCAGCTGCTCCTGCAAAGGGGCAGCCAAACAGGGTGTAGTTCATGTGCTATTAAATTATGCATatttatcatcatcatcatcttctgcGGTTGTTAGTATGCATTCATAGGATTTGTCTCCTTCTGTAGTTGAGGGAACTAGTGTCTTCCACATCACCTAATATTAGTTTATTAGAATACCAAGATCTCTTGAGATGCTTATTTCATGTTACTTGTTTTAACACTTGTGAGACATTTATATACCCTTCATACATAGTATAAACAAAAGGCAATGAGCAACAAGTTGACCTTTGTGTTCCAGTACTTCATTCCTTCTCATTTGATTGTTGCAATTTCAGGTGCTACTTGTTCTTGGTGCTGCTGGTGGTGTCGGGGCATCTGCTGTGCAAATAGGAAAAGTTTGTGGTGCTGTTGTTATTGCAGTTGCTAGGTGATTAGCACGATGAGATAACTATTTCACAATATGGTAGTGTTTAGTGTCTACTGTCTAATGGACCTCCTCTTTGACATCAGGGGGGCTGAGAAATCGGATTATCTCAAATCCATAGGTGCCGATCATGTAATTGACTCAAGCAAGGATAATGTTATAGAAAGTGCCAAGTCTTTCTTAAAGGCTAGAGGCTTGAAAGGTGTTGATGTTTTATATGACCCAGTCGGGGGGAAATTAACTCAAGATAGCCTGAAACTTCTCAATTGGGGAGCACAAATTCTTGTCATCGGATTTGCCAGTGGTGATGTTCCAGTTATTCGAGCGAATATTGCTCTTGTTAAGGTGCAGTTATTCATAAAAATATTAAGAATGTGATTATTCAGGTTTTCTATAATATAATCTGGCTTTCAGCACTTGGGCTGCGTGTCCTGTTTATGTTGATTAAATTCTTAGAGTTTGTGATTCTGACACACATCTCTAGAATTTCTATTATCATTTTCTTGCTAAATTGAACAGTGGATTCTGAATTATAGGACTTGTTAAAAATTTACATGTTTCCAATTTTGAAACTAACATCTAACTGATTAAAAATAATGCTGGTTGCACCAGAATGATTGTTGGTGGGAAATAATAAAATATGTAACCAGTTATTTGAACATGCATGTACTGAATTTGAAGTTGTTATAAGGGGAAATAGGTACTGCTGAATAACATTCCTTACTATCTAAGCAGTGAAGGGAAACTTCTGAAATAAGGATGTACTGATGATACAATTATTTGATTCAAAATTATGTGTATTGAAACCACTAAATAATTTCTCCAAAATAAGAAACAACTGACCATGGTCTTGTGCTGTTTCAGAACTGGACAGTTCATGGTTTGTACTGGGGAAGCTACTTAACTCACCGGCCACAAGTACTCATTGATTCGCTCAATGAACTCTTGTCATGGCTTTCAAAGGGTCTGATAACAGTTCAAATTTCACACTGCTACAGACTTGTTGAGGTAAGCAACATTTAGCAGCTATCATGTTTGATATGGCATGGCCGGAAAGCAACAACTTTTATTGAGGCAACACTGAATGTGTCCCGTGAGCTTGTTTTGAACCAGGGTGGCCTAACTTGTTAGCATGTACTGTTCACACCATTGTACATTTGTACTGACATATTGCTGTATCCGATGTTACTTACTTTGGTACCATGTTGTTTCCTAGAGTCAAAATTGCTCGTCCTTATACATGTAAAAGCATCTATTCGCATGGTAGCATTGTATTGCTATGCAGAGGGAGCATACTATCTAAACAACAGCTGTTCTCCATTTGAAAGAATAAGTATGAGCATATTAAAGAGAAAGGTACATTTGTTATCATCAAACTGTTGCCCAAGTTTGATTTTGGCCATGCCACTCTAAAATCAGAAATCTTTGACCACTGAATTATCAATAGATAAGTTTGGCCATCTAGCTAGTTTGGAAGGTGATTTTGTATTTTTGGAAATAACAAAACTGATTTATTTTCTTGAAATTCATGGGCAACACATTTTAATTAAGTCATAAAAATATGAAACCAGTGTCAATTTTTTTCCCAAGTTTGTCTATCAGTGCTAGATTTGGATTTGTTTGGATCTTATCTGTAGCTGTTCCTACTTCGTAGTGTTTTATTGCTCTTGGTGATACTTGTAATTATTTAAGTCATCATTTTGTTCTATATTAAACCTAGTGATTGACCAACAGGATCAATGGCACGAAAAAGAAAATGAAATGTGTTGGTTAAATTAATCAAATTATTATTCTAGGGCTAGTGATGCCATACTACGGTACTAGTTACAATGGCTAAATGTGGTATATCTGGAGCATGGCACCTGCGTGGTTGTTGTTGTCTTCAAGATCTTCTGATTTTAGAGTTGCATGTCCAAAAACAAACTCGGGCAATAGATAATGACCAAAAGTGGACTTTTCTCTTTATTAAAATGCTTCAAACCGGATATAACTGCATGTGCACCAACCATATCAGATAATTTTTTAAGTCATTCTGCTTGAATATACTTAGCAATGATTATGCATGTGTTAAACTGTTCATTAAAGAAATTGGTTGCGGTCGAGCTTAGGCGTATATGTAATGTGTCAATTTCATTTTAGTATACAATTTTCCACAGGTCCATCTTGCTTTCTCTGCCCTGAGAGATAGGAAGGCGGTTGGCAAAGTGATGATTGTAATGGGCTCCTCAGCTGTACCAAGGCTCTGATATCATTCAGAAACGTTTCTCTACGAGATCATACCAAGGCTCTGTTATCATTCAGAAACATTTCTCTACGAGATCATGAGGCTTATACTGTGTATCTCTTTTATCATCTGAGACTGAAGTAGTTTCCTTGTCAATAATGTGGTGTATGATCTACAAAAATAATCAGAGAAATAAGCAGTTTATATCGACACAGTGCCAAGCAGCATATACAACTGATGAGAAACAGCTCTACCATGCCAATGCTGTGAGTAGTGGCATGTACAATAAATACAACCTGATTAACCAGCATCTAGATCGCAAGGATTGGATTATGGTGGCAGTGGGAAGACCTCGCCGTTTTTTTTATGTTTTACACCATTAGGTGATCTTATTCCAAATATGTTGTGTATTAAATATAATATGTAGCTCCTTAGAAGCGGATGCACTCGACCATAGCAAAGTGTACAACAACGAGAAAAGAGAGGcttaggtgttgtttggttcaagaAATGTACAACAACGAGAAAAGAGAGGcttaggtgttgtttggttcaagaaatgtaacgcaaatggtaatggtaatggtttacgttcgattactggcggtaacaaatttgaataggctggtatcaatttttagtgtggtatctgattacggttgaactaaaacaaacatgatttaacgttatcacttACTCATTACGTTACAAATTTGTGAACCAAACGGTACCTTAGTTCTTGCTAGATAGGATATTGCCTTTACAAGCCTTGGCTGACATGAAACTCATCTTATGTGCTTTTGCACCAACTAGGCAACTACTGTTTCAGGACTACAAACAAGCGAAGAAAGAAAACAACCTAGTGACAAGTCTTGCTTGCTATTGGCTTTCTTCAGCTCGTAACGTGATGGAACTGAAGAATGTGATGTCGTGCAAGATAGAACTGAAGAATGTGATCACACGGCATGAGGAGAAAATTAAGGAAACTCAAGGACAGACGAAAATGCCTAATTATAATAGAATCTAATGTTCAAAATTTCATTGTAGCAGTGTATGTGTACTGCAGTGAACTATGGACACACCAGCAATATATAATATGATGGGAAGAGATCGAACATTGATGCTGCAGCATTACACGTACTCCTTCATCCTCAGACTCAGACTCATTTCCAGTGACACTAGTCGCTCCAGACAGCAGCAACCTTATCCAGAATCTCCTTCATGATCGAAGGGCAGCTAGCGATGAGATGCTTGAAGCCATCGGTTTTCATGACGGCACCGAGCACATCAGTCGAAGCTATGAACCCAATGCAGTCAGCTCTGAGCTGGGTGCAGTGGTGCTGCTCCGCTAGAGCCAGGATGGTGGCAACCGTGTGCGCGTCGATACCGCGGCACAACTTCGCCTCGCACAAGAGCCTCAACCTGTCGAGCCCGTACCGATCGGCCGCAACCAGCAAGTGCTGCATCGCCAGCACGTTCCTGTTCTCTGTCGCATCGCCATCGCAGTCATCAGCAAGGAATCCGCGTAGACGAAGTGCAGGAGCGCCTCGAACATTGAAGGCTCCATGTCTTGGACCTCGATGCGCTGCGCGTCCTTCTCCCTCATGGCGCCGAAGAGCTCCGCCCTGAACACCACGGACCGTGCGGCCAGGATGCACCGGTGGGCAGGGAACAGCTGGCCGCCGACGCTGAACGTCTGCGCCTTCCCCGTTCTTCAGCATGTCTTTGAGGTCCTGGTGGAGCTTTGGCTGCGAAACTACGACGGCGCCTACGTCTTAAGTGCGAGGCATGTGTTTGACCGTCACGACACATCTGATCGTTAAGGCGCAGCGACTCCAGGAGACTCGATTTCTCAGTGAGTCTAGAGTAGCCCCATTGGGCGTCCACGCACTCAAAGGTCTTTACGCACGACTTCCTCACTCGTTCGCTATCGCCCACCAATAAAGTGAAATTTGTAAGCAGcgagactctaactctcatcgagAGGATGACACTACAAGTTGGAGCAATTTTCGTTTATTTCTCACACACTATTCAAATAGCATACTCATCTAAGGGTTgaggacacatatttatagccatataggctgcactaccacaccacacaacacactacacaacagatgttgtcctctagatgctaaaggaaaTGTTGTCCCTGCAGCACGTTGTCCTCTCTCCAATCCTGCAGTCCTAGCAGTCAAAAGGATGTTAAAGGGGATGTTGTCCCTGCAGTCCTACAACACGCTGTCCTCCCTGCAGTCCTACAACACGCTGTCCTCCTTGCAGTCCTGCAGTCCTAGCAGTCAAAAGGATGCTAAAGGAAATGTTGTCCCTGCAGTCCTGCAGCACGATGTCCTCCACAGATGCTTAAGACTTAtttcatcattctccccctaagtcttgggcgTCGTCTTGTGGGAAAGTTGGGTCATCCCGGATCTGGAGCAAATCTCAAGAAACTTGATCCTCCCAAGGGCCTTGGTGAGCAAGTccgcaagctgatccttggtgttgatgtagcgcgcattgatgctcccttctgccaaaCAGTCACGGTTGAAGTAGTACATCATtcggatgtgcttgctccgttcatggaacacgggATTCTTGGCCAATGCCAAGGCAGACTGGTTGTCCACTCGGAGTTCCACTGCTCCAAcgtctctcccgaggagatcaccgagcaggCGAGCAAGCCAGAGCGCCTGAGTTGAAGCGGTGGAGGCCGCTATGTACTCGGCTTCGCAGCTGGACATGGTCACCACCTactgcttgaccgactgccagctgatggggcacttgccgaggaagaagaggatctcGCTTGTGCTCTTGCTGGTGTCGATGGCGCCGACGTGGTCgctgtcgctgtacccgacaaggtgtgcctccccaaggcacctcgggtagtagagaccgtggtcaAGAGTCCCCGCAACGTAGCGGACGATCCTCTTCACAACCTGCTCGTGTTCCGTTGTCGGTCGCTGTAggaaccgactaacgtagccgacggagtatgccagATCCGGTCTTGTGTTGACGAGGTAGCGAAGActccccacaagacgccggtacTGAGTAGCATCCACCTCCTTCGTCGTGTTGTCacggctcagcttcagcctctcctcgatcggagtgagagctgggttgcaaTTAGTAAtcccagccagctcaacaatgcgcctagcttaggcggtctggcgaagtgtgatcccaGAGTCActctggtgcacctcaatccctaggtagaaggagagatgccccaggtcactcatctggaaggtggccttcatctctttcttaaacgctgccacctctgcatccttggcgccggtgatcaccaaatcgtagacgtagacacccaccagcagggcatttTCTCCATTGCCTCGCCGATAGATGGtcgcctcgtgcgggcttggcatgaagcccatcctcttgagcgtggaatccagTTTGGCATTCCACCCTCGGCGCCTGTCGCAAGCCGTAGAGggccttgcgcaggcgcaacaccttgccctccttgctAGGGATCGCAAAACTTGGCGGCTGgtgtacgtagacctcctcctttaagtcgctgttaagaaacgccgacttgacatccatgtgatgaacgtgccagccctcctgggctgacagcgcaaggaggagtcgcatggattccatccgtgccacgggggcgaaagcatcatcgaagtcgatcccctccaGCTGTAAGAAACtgcgtgccaccaagcgagccttcagtttgaacacccacttaagggtgatcgcgcgatgaccatgagggagatcagcgagctcccaagtgcggttcgtctcaacTGCGTCCATCTTCGACTCCATCGCGGCATGCCAAGCCGCGTGTTTCTCGGCCTCCATGAAAGACCGAGGCTCgccatcgtcgcatgcaagatgcaactcttCTGCCAGAATGCGAGACGCCGGGCCCGGCACCAACGGGTCaatgagaaggccctccacctttcgataccgcaacggctcgccATCGTAGCACGCGTTGACACGCTCCTCGTCGTGGGAGAgcggggtcacgagctccactgggtgGTGCTCGACATGAGTTGGCATCGGAGAGGACATTCCCAGAGAGGGTACCGTCGATGCTGGAGTATGTGGTGACGGAGAGCTCGCTAGAGCCGAAGTTGTGGCTGGATTGCATGGTGGTAAAGAGCTCGTTGTAGCCAGAGCTGGAGAGCgtggcgctggagtcggtggaAACTTGGGGGCTGGGGTAGGCCTACTCGGAGAAGGGTCGCCTACTCCCCTggctccctcaaagtggacgtactcaATGGTGAAGTCATCGTATGTCGGAGTCGTGtcgtcgtccaccgccttgtcctAGGCCCATCCTtgcccttcgtcgaacactacatcgcgcgccgtgcgcacacgcagtgttcctgggtcaaggatgcggtaggccttcgagccctccgtgtagccaatgaacacccttggggtgctcctgtcgtcgagcttaccgatgtggccaagctccttggtgaacgcgaggcagccgaagacccgtaggtgagaaACTGCCGGCTTGCGCCCATGTCAAGCCTCGTATAGTGTCATCCCGTTGAGTGCCTTGGTGGACGAGCGGTTGAGGTTGTAGACCGCTGTCACCACTGCCTCTCCCTAGAAGACAGCCGACATTCCCCTCTGTTTGAGGAGAGCCtgagccatccccacaaccgtccggttacgccgctcgacgacgccgttctactgcgggctgtacggcgcggagtagtggcgctgaggatgtaaagccgatttggactcctgcgtaccttggcaagaaggaGACGAGAGGGgtcccagatcctcatgactctGTGCTCGACCTTcacgcgcgaaccgttctcatccagctgtcccaagctgatgacAGAGTTCCTCAACacggggatgtagtagactccggtgagcagcctCTGCTCACTAGACGGTGAAGACGACAGAGCTGGCACCCTTGATCTCTACGCCagaggcgtccccaaacttgacggagcctcggacgctagagtcaagctcggtgaagaactcccgtcggccggtcatgtgatgaatggcgccggtgtcgaggcaccatccttcgatcatgtctttgctggagccgtcgccgaggaaagcgTGTGCTTTtgactcatcaaggtggaggagtgccgttgtggccggtgccgctggagatagctcgatgcttgcatgtgctAGGAGTAgagcctcctcctccgcctccgcctgtgtGACGTTGACCTGACCACATCGTGGCTGTCGATAGTCCCTGGCC
This portion of the Zea mays cultivar B73 chromosome 2, Zm-B73-REFERENCE-NAM-5.0, whole genome shotgun sequence genome encodes:
- the LOC100284173 gene encoding polyketide synthesis homolog 1, with translation MEALVVRQLGDPTLPPGGEASPFAAVSGDHPVPEISSPTAVRVRVAATSLNFATFLQVQGKYQERPPLPFVPGSDYSGVVDAVGPGVRGLRPGDRVCSFTGLGSFADFIVAEEKQLFLVPDGCDLVTAGALPVAFGTSHLALVHRAQLKAGQVLLVLGAAGGVGASAVQIGKVCGAVVIAVARGAEKSDYLKSIGADHVIDSSKDNVIESAKSFLKARGLKGVDVLYDPVGGKLTQDSLKLLNWGAQILVIGFASGDVPVIRANIALVKNWTVHGLYWGSYLTHRPQVLIDSLNELLSWLSKGLITVQISHCYRLVEVHLAFSALRDRKAVGKVMIVMGSSAVPRL
- the LOC100284173 gene encoding polyketide synthesis homolog 1 isoform X1 — its product is MEALVVRQLGDPTLPPGGEASPFAAVSGDHPVPEISSPTAVRVRVAATSLNFATFLQVQGKYQERPPLPFVPGSDYSGVVDAVGPGVRGLRPGDRVCSFTGLGSFADFIVAEEKQLFLVPDGCDLVTAGALPVAFGTSHLALVHRAQLKAGQVLLVLGAAGGVGASAVQIGKVCGAVVIAVARGAEKSDYLKSIGADHVIDSSKDNVIESAKSFLKARGLKGVDVLYDPVGGKLTQDSLKLLNWGAQILVIGFASGDVPVIRANIALVKNWTVHGLYWGSYLTHRPQVLIDSLNELLSWLSKGLITVQISHCYRLVEYTIFHRSILLSLP